The genomic interval CGCAAATATTATCTGGAAGAACTGAAACGCTTACCCGAATATCGGATCGAATGACCTCATGCAAAGCCCGTCAATATCCGTTCTCACAAGGTAGACAAACCGCTCGCTTACATGGCGGGAATATGCAGAAACAGGATTGCAAGCGGCGGAGAATGCAATTATCACATTTTCCTTAACAGCGTGGAGGATATAGCGAGCATAATCCGCACGGCCGAGCTAACCCCAGAGAATACGCGGGTAATCTGTTCCCAAAACGAGGAAACGCTCCGTAAGAATCTCGGCAAGTTGCCCGAGGGTTTCGGAATCTCCAAAGCATTGGACGAACTCAAAACCATCAGCTTCTACACCTCGACCTGTTTCGAGGGGCAGGATATTATCGACCCGAACGGTCGGAGTTTCATTGTGAGCAATGCTCAGAAAGATCATACGCTGCTCGATATTGCGACCACCTTTTTTCAGATATGCGGACGCATCCGCAAATCGAATTACAACGATGAGATCGTATATTTCTATTCCACCACCCGCTATACGGACGTAAGCCTCGAAGAATTTGAACGGGCCACATACAAGACGCTCGCCGAAGCGGAGGAAATAGCACGCTCCTTGAACGGCTTGCCCGACCGCTTCAAAGCCAAATTGATAAGGCAACTTCCCTATATGAACGAGCCCTATATTCAGGTTGCGGGGAACGAATTGAAGATAGACCGAAATATGGCGAATTTCGATATAGTCAACTATAAAGTCGTGAACGGCATCTATTCATCCAAATACAACGTCATTCAGGAGCTGGAGAAAGGCGGTGCGACGGTTACGAACGACGAGGATTATACCGCGCCTCAGAGCATACGGCTACTGTCCCAAAGGAGAGTGAGTTTCGATAAACTGTTCGAAACGTATTGCGCCATTAAGGACGAGCCAGTCGGCTATTCGCTCGTTCCCGATTACAGGCTGGAGATAATCGAGGGCATCAATCCGCTCGTTAAAAATTCCTACGACATACTCGGACGGGACGAGGTGCGGCGAATGAAATATCATCAATCCAATATCAGGCGTGAGATCATCAAGCGTATGAGCAGGGCAAAGGATTATCGGATTGTGGAACTCATCCATGAAACGCTCCCCCTGCAAAAAGCCATACCCGTTGCCAGAATCAAATCGGAATTGCAGGAGATATACGATGAGTTGGGGATACCCCGCAAGGCGAAAGCTACCGACTTAAACAACTGATACGAGACCAAGCCCACGACCAAACGAATCGATGGGAAGAATACGGCCTGTATCATGATCGTGAGGGATAAATTTGTCAGGGTAAGATAAAATAACCGCTCGGAATTTGCATTTATACCAATTATTGGTAACTTTGAGCAAACATCGGGTATTATGAGAAGAAATACATCGGTCTCTCTGGGAAGCTACTTCGAGGCTTTCGTAGAGAACAAGATCACACAGGGACGGTACAAAAACGCCAGCGAGGTGATTCGGGCGGGTTTGCGGTTGTTGGAGGAAGAAGAGCATCGGATCGCCGTATTGAAAAATGCGATTCAGGAGGGTTTGGACAGCGGCGTGGCGGTGGATTTCGATCCGACGGAGCATCTGGCATCCTTAAAGGCGGCACGGAACAATGGCTGAGTATCGTTTTACCCGTAAGGCCGTAGAGGATTTATCGGACATTTGGCATTATACGCTCGAAACATGGTCGCAGAAGCAGGCCGACCGTTATTACCGCATGTTGATCGAATGTTGTCGGAATATTGCGGAGCATCCTTTGGCAGGACGGCATTACGCCGAGATGGCCGAGGGAGTGTACGGATTGCGGGCGGGTAAACACATCGTCTTTTACAGGATCGCCGCTCCGAATGAAATCGAAGTAATCCGAATCTTGCACGGCAGTATGGATTTGAAAACCCGAGTCGGAGAATAGCGGTCTTATAAGAAGAACTCCCATAACATACCGCTCGGACAGACATCGACAGGGGGTCTTAAAACAACCCCCTCGTCTATGTTTGTCCTTCTGAACATATCTTCCATGCGGTAACGTACTCCTGTTTTATCCCCCCTCCCCATATCAAGATGGGAAACCGAGCAGTCGGGCCTTAGACCGATTATCTAACCTGCCGCAAAAATCGGCAGACAGAAGCCTAAGACAGAGAAAAATAGCTATGGTTTGGGTGTCTAACCCGCACGCCATCGAATCGGGAGTCGTTCAAGCAGGGACGGCTCCCTTTTTTGTTTAACAGATTAACATTTAAAGGCTATGCTTACGGAGAGGGAATTGGTAAAATGCCATGTATTACACGAACAAAACGAGATCATCGAGCGCCTGATCGACGCGGGAGCGATTCCCGATGAATCCTTATATGGGGAATGGTGGGAAGTGATGGAATGGTGGCTTGTTACGAGATGGCTGGCCGAACGGTTGAAGGAACAAGGCGAAATCGTGATCGAGCAGTACGGTTGTTATTGGTGGGGCAGGCAATGTTCGGGACAGGCGGTTTATATGGACGGAGTGATAACCGAAATAGCGGAATCGCTGGCTTAAAAATAGAATATCCCAAGCTGAGCATAACATAGTTTGCATTCAATATTGATTTTCAACTGATTTTCTCGGAAATTTGTTACACAATACCCCGATTGAGTGTGAAAAACATTTTCTATCTTTGTGTCGTTGGGCAACCAACGGACATATTTTGATGAAAGTGTTTAGCTTTTATCCTTGAACGGAAATCTGGTAAATTTCAAAACACAAGGATAACGATAACACTCATTGCTTGCATTGTAATATATCGTCCTGATATATACAGCAAGTGTGGGGTATTGTTTATTTGTGTTTGGGCTTACCAGAGCCTCCGTTCAGATAAACTAATTGACTCCACACTTTCTTTTTATTACTAATCCGCCGCAGAGGAGTCGGAGGCATGATGTTATGATTTATGTCACGATTTGATTTAATTCAAAAAGAGTTTGACGAAAACACTTTTTTGAAAGAAAGCAAACAGTTGCTTTTGGACAAAATTCAAGCAGGAGACTATCCTCCTTCGGAACTCACGAAAGAAAAGATTATCGAACTTCTTGCAAAACTGATTATTGAACAAGAGAAGAGCGGGAAACAACCTATATGCGGAGATATAGATACCTATGAACAATCTGATGAACAACAAGATTTCTATTTCAAAATCTTATGGGTTGTTTTAGTAGAGAAGATCGGTTATAAGCAGTTCTTATCCCAGAAAGAAATCAACAGTTTAAAATTACAAATTCGGAGAATATTTTATGCTAATTTTTTAAATAACTAATCATGAAAAAGATTTTTATATTGTTCGTAATCGCAACGATCTTATTCGGTTGTAGCGAGGAATACGACGACAGCGGATTGCGGAACGATCTGAACGATCTCGAAAACCGAGTGGAGAAACTGGAGGAACTGTGCAAGCAGATGAATACGAATATTTCATCATTGCAGTCTATTGTTACGGCCTTACAGAGTAATGATTACATTACATCCGTGTCTCCAGCCGTTGAAAACGGTCGAACTATCGGTTATGTTATTTCTTTCGCCATAAACGATCCTATTACCGTTTATCATGGAAGTAAAGGGACAGATGGCACAACGCCTCAAATCGGAGTTAAACAAGACGGAGGTATCTATTACTGGACATTGAACGGGGAATGGCTGACCGACGATCAGGACAACAGAATCAAAGCGCAGGGAATGGACGGAACTAACGGCAAGTCAGCCTATGATCTGGCCGTCGAAAAGGGATATTCGGGGACATTGGACGAGTGGCTGGCATCCCTTAAAGGCTCTAATGGAAATGATGGAGATGATGGGAAATCAGCTTATGAATTAGCGGTAGAGAAGGGATATAAAGGTACGCTGGAAGAATGGCTTGCATCCTTAAATGGAACGAATGGAGATAACGGAAAGTCGGCTTATGAGTTAGCGGTTGAAAAAGGATATAATGGAACTTTAGATGAGTGGCTGGAATCTCTCAAAGGCTCTAATGGAAATGATGGGAATGACGGAAAATCAGCTTACGAGTTAGCGGTAGAGAAGGGATATACAGGTACATTGGAAGAATGGCTGGAGTCGTTGAAAGGGATTAATGGAATTACGCCGAAACTGAAAATCGAACACGATTATTGGTATGTGTCTTATAACGGGGGAGAGTCTTGGACTTCAGTCGGCAAAGCAGTAGGAGAAAATGGACAAAATGGAGATTCGATGTTTCAGGATGTCGATTATACCTCGAATCCCGATTACGTAATCTTTACGTTGAATAACGGTTATCAAATCAAGTTGCCAACGTGGTCTGCATTTGAAGCCTTGCAGACGTTGTGCAATCAAGTGAATACTAATCTATCATCTTTACAGTCTATTGTAACGGCACTTCAAGATAACGATTATATTACGAGTGTAGACCCGTTGACGGAAGATGGCAAAGTGGTAGGTTATACAATCAAATTCGCAAAAAGTAATCCAATTGTGATCTACAACGGTAAGGATGGAAATAACGGTACCGTACCAGCCATTGGTGTTAAAAAAGATACAGACGGTATTTATTATTGGACATTGGACGGTAAGTGGTTGACAGATGATTCTGATAATAAAATCCAAGCACAAGGAATAGATGGTAATGAAGGAGCAACGGGTGCTACGCCGAAATTGAAGATTGAAAATGGTTATTGGTTTGTGTCTTATAATGACGATGACAGTTGGGTACAATTAGGTAAAGCGACGGGAGAAGACGGGAAAGATGGTGATAACATTTTTAAGAGTGTGACGCAAGATGAGAATAATGTTTATTTCAATCTAACAAATGGCTCGACTATTACGATTCCGAAATCGGGACAAAGCATGGATCCTAATATAATTCAGTTTGAGGATGAAAATGTGAAAAAAATATGTGTTGCGCTTTGGGATACCGATGGAGATCATGAATTATCCATTGAGGAAGCTGCCGCAGTGAAGACAATTCAAACTGTTTTTAAAGACAATACAGATATTCAACTATTTAATGAATTGAAATATTTTACAGGGTTGACTTCGATTGATGGATGGGCTTTTGGGACTTGTACTAATCTATGGAGAATAACGATACCTGTTAATGTTGTATCCATTAATGAAAATGCTTTTAGTGGGTGTAAACAATTAAAACGAGTAATGTTTGAAAAAGGATCAAAATTGAAAACTATCAGTAGATGTTTTTACGCATGTCCCCTAATTGCAATTGAGATACCTGCAAGCGTAGAAAGTATTGAAAATCATGCATTTGATTGGCCTAGTTCAACTTTAACATCTGTTACATTTG from Alistipes ihumii AP11 carries:
- a CDS encoding type II toxin-antitoxin system ParD family antitoxin is translated as MRRNTSVSLGSYFEAFVENKITQGRYKNASEVIRAGLRLLEEEEHRIAVLKNAIQEGLDSGVAVDFDPTEHLASLKAARNNG
- a CDS encoding type II toxin-antitoxin system RelE/ParE family toxin, translated to MAEYRFTRKAVEDLSDIWHYTLETWSQKQADRYYRMLIECCRNIAEHPLAGRHYAEMAEGVYGLRAGKHIVFYRIAAPNEIEVIRILHGSMDLKTRVGE
- a CDS encoding PL29 family lyase N-terminal domain-containing protein, translating into MKKIFILFVIATILFGCSEEYDDSGLRNDLNDLENRVEKLEELCKQMNTNISSLQSIVTALQSNDYITSVSPAVENGRTIGYVISFAINDPITVYHGSKGTDGTTPQIGVKQDGGIYYWTLNGEWLTDDQDNRIKAQGMDGTNGKSAYDLAVEKGYSGTLDEWLASLKGSNGNDGDDGKSAYELAVEKGYKGTLEEWLASLNGTNGDNGKSAYELAVEKGYNGTLDEWLESLKGSNGNDGNDGKSAYELAVEKGYTGTLEEWLESLKGINGITPKLKIEHDYWYVSYNGGESWTSVGKAVGENGQNGDSMFQDVDYTSNPDYVIFTLNNGYQIKLPTWSAFEALQTLCNQVNTNLSSLQSIVTALQDNDYITSVDPLTEDGKVVGYTIKFAKSNPIVIYNGKDGNNGTVPAIGVKKDTDGIYYWTLDGKWLTDDSDNKIQAQGIDGNEGATGATPKLKIENGYWFVSYNDDDSWVQLGKATGEDGKDGDNIFKSVTQDENNVYFNLTNGSTITIPKSGQSMDPNIIQFEDENVKKICVALWDTDGDHELSIEEAAAVKTIQTVFKDNTDIQLFNELKYFTGLTSIDGWAFGTCTNLWRITIPVNVVSINENAFSGCKQLKRVMFEKGSKLKTISRCFYACPLIAIEIPASVESIENHAFDWPSSTLTSVTFEEGSRLRTIGEDAFSDTPLTSIEIPASVERIGKRAFANSQIESIIFHKGSKLQIIEGTKAGERNLDGVFSNCKSLKSIEIPANVHTIKSAAFKGCTALKTVTFETGSKLITIESGYGDGSGYYGAFSNCGLEIVDASACTEIRTLGQYAFTHGNYYYNLLLKIGTKIPPICYDRTFPDKIKIQVPIGCADVYRKADYWKNGTITEFSE